Part of the Methanosphaera cuniculi genome is shown below.
ATATTTATTATATATTTATATCATTTAATTTTTATAATAGTATTGTTTTTATTATAAATACTGAAAAAAGAGAGAATACTTAATGTTTTTAAAAAAATAAAAAAATAGGGATTTTATAATACAGGAAGATATTCAATTACACTACATATAAGTATTATTATAATTGTAATGAGAAGATATGTATAACTTTGCATATTCATCTTATCATGTGATGTGTAAATTTGACTATCTGATGAAAATCCACGACATGCCATTGTATTATAAACTGCTTCTCCACGTTCATATGCACGTAGAAACATCATTAAAAACAGGTATCCGAACTGTTTTAATTTCCATTTATAAGGAGCTTTGTTTGAAAGTTCAAATCCACGGCTTTTCTGTGATTGTCTAATAACTTCAAACTCATCAAAAAATAGGAATAAAAATCTTACAAATAATGAGAAAATCATTCCAAACTCCTTAGGAAGATGAAGTTTACGAAAAGCCTCAGCAATAGATTGCATTGGTGTAATATATGAAAAAAGTACAACTGATGTTATACATACAGCAAGTCTTAAAAGTAAAAGTTCTGCAAATGCAATTCCTTGTTGTGTAACTGTTATACCTAATGGTAGTGTATATATTACATCACCAGGCTGAATAAATGGCTGAAATATTGCTATGAAAAATCCAAATGGGAGTATTAGAAGAACTCTAAATAACGCATCTTTTATTGAAATATTAGACATGTATATTAATATAAGAAGATATGCTTCTAAAATTGCAAAAATTGCAAAATTACTTACAGATACACTAAATACAATTACTAAAATTAGAACAATTAACTTAATTCTACTATCAATATCATGAAGTAAGCTATGTTTACTTGAAAGTGCATCTTGTGCTATTATTTCATTAAGTGAAACCATGTTTTTTTTATGCTCCTTAGTTTAAGTATCATTATATTTATATAATTCATATTATATTAATTCTTATTTAATTTTAAGTAAAGTCTTATTTAAGTTTAGTATTTATTTTTTTAATAGAAAAAAACAGTAAATTTTTTTTTTGTTGAAAATTTATAATAAAAGAAATTCCAGAAAAAATAGGGTTAAAAAAATAAAATGTTGGGAGGTTATGATATTAAGGTTGTAATTATATGCTTTTTTCTCCCTACTTTTTGCTTATGATATAAAATACACCATAAGCTATTATTACCGCAATTATTGCACCTACAATTAAACAACCTACTCCAACTAGTGGATTATCTTCAAATTCTGGAAGAGTATAATCTGGCATTGCAGGATCTATTACTTGATTTGCATCTAGTACTTCTGGATTAATTTCTTCTGCTGATTTTTCAAGTCCATCAGGATCACTTGAAGCTAGAAATGGAGATAGGATACAAACAATTACAGCAATAACGAATATTGCTATATAAACATTCTTATTTTTCATGTTAATTCATTCCTTATTGTTCTCTGTTAAATGCTAGTAGATCAGGTCTTGTAGCATCAATTCCTTTAATGATTATTACAGTTATTACAGCTTCAATAATTCCTATCATTGCATGGTATCCTCCCATAAATAGAATTCCATCAACAAGTGGGAATGTTCCACTAAGAGCCATTTCAATTGCTGCAACTACTGCTGAAATAAAACATGCTGCCCATGAAGCTATGAATATACTTGGATATTCTCCAACTTTATTTCTAAGTCCAATGAATCCATAATAACCTACAAATCCACCTACTACTCCCATGTTAAAGATATTTGCTCCTAGAGCTGTTATTCCTCCATCTCCGAAGAATAATGCTTGTATTATGAGTACAACTGTTAGTACTAAAATTGCTGCATAAAGACTGCAGAAAATAATTGCAACAAGTGCTGCTCCAAGTAAGTGTCCACTTGATCCAAATGGTACTGGGAGATTAAATGACATTATTGCAAATATACCTGCTGCTAATACTGCAAGAAGTGGTGTGTATTTTTCATCTAAGTTTTCACGACACCATCGTATTGATAATGCTACGAAGATTATTGCAATTATGTATAATATAATCCAAACTGGTGTACTAAGAAAGCCATCTGGTATATGCACTTTTAATTTCTCCTTTAATTTTTTATTATTATTTTTCTATAAATGTAATACAAGTTTTAACTTTTTTATTAATTCTTGTTATATATAAATTATTAATTATTTTCATATTTAAAACTATTTATTACAAAAACGCATAAAAAAGTCTTATTTGTAATAATATTAATTAGATACTAATTAAATAGTAAATTAATACCAAAATAAGTAATACAATTTAAATTAATCAATATAAAATAGTAATAAAGTAATACATAGTATATAAATAAAAATAAAAAAATTAATACAAAATAAGAAATAAATAATAAAAAAAGGTTTATAAAAAAAATAAAATGAAAATAGGATATTTTAATACCTATTTTTCATCAACTTCATCAGCTTTACGTGCTAATAAATCATCCATTTCTTTTTCTTTTTCAGCATAGAAATCTGGATCGTGAATTGGACAACATTTAAGTTTTTTATATGGTGAATAAAGTTCAGTTATTTCTGATTCATTTACATTTCTAATTTCTTCAAGTCTTTTAAGAATTGTTAGAATTGTACCATCTTCCATGAGTGTTGCAAGGAAACCTGGTCTTGTATTTTCTTTTTGCATAATTAAGTAGATTAGTTTCATAATTGTTAATAGATCTAATCTTTTAATTAGCTCATGGTTATTAATATATCTCCAACCTTTTTCTTCCCAATCTTTTAGATCATCAAATGTACGATAAATGTTTTCTTGGTAAAGATCATCTTTAAAGAAGTCAGCTTCTTCATCATAGTATTTTTGACCATTTTCTGTGTATATAAATCCATCTTTTTTCTCTTCAAAGTATGGGATATATTCAAGTATTGCATCTACATTTTCAATATTTGGGAATTTGAAGATGTTACCAAATGATTTGTTAAGTCCCATTTGTAGTGTTTTATAGTCTAATACTTTAATGTGTGATTTTTCATCATTAAAGAGTCTGTGATCCCATACAACTAGGATGTTACGGATATCTTCTGTTGCTTTACATTTGTATTTTATTTGGTTATCTGTAATTCTTTCAATTTCAAGTAAAAGGTAACTTGTACGTGTAATGTTACGTGCTTTTACTGAGTTTTTCATACGTAGACATATGTATGGATATTTTAATATTGGTTTGAATTTTGCTTCTAATTCTTCTGGTAGATCATGGAAGAATATTTGCATAACTGTTGTATGTTCCATACTGTTTTCTTCAATTTGCATGTAATATTCTGCAAGTTCACGTACACCTGCTTTTTGGAATGTAATTTTTCCTTTAGTTTTTTCAAGTGCTTCAAGAGTATTTAAAAGTACATATAATTCAAAGAGTTTATCATTACTCATTGCAGGAAGTATTATATTAACTATTGTATTGTATAATTCCATTTTATCCGGAAATACAAATAGTTCATCATATACTTCATATATTCGTGCAAGATTAAATAAACGATCTGTACTTTTTGCTGCAAATTCAAGAAGGTTAACATCAATAATGTCAGGTTTTTCTATGTTTTTGAAGATATCTTTTTTAAGTATTTTTGAAAGTTCTTTTTTATTTGCAAGAAGTTCTTCATTAATACGTTCAAGTTTATCATCATCAAAGTTCTTGTTTTTTATACGGTTTGCATCATCATTTTTAATGTTTTCAAAGATATATTTGATTACTCTTAGAATTTCATTATATGGTGATTGTGTTGGATCATTATCTCCAATCATATCTTCAAGTTTATCAAAGTTTTTGATTAAATCTTGTGTTGCATCTATATTTAAGAAGTAATCTACTTTAAATGCTTTTAGTTCATTTGCATCAATTTCAATGATTTTAGACATGATTTCTGCTTCATCTTTCATAATTTTTGTAAATAAGTAGTGATGAAGTCTTGTTTCTACGTAATTAAATACAGTTTGTCTGTCATAATTACTCCAAATTTCAACTAATTCTTCGTCCATTTAATTATTCTCCTATATAGCTTATTTTTTTATTTAATATTGAGTTTATAATTGTTATGTGAATTTTTATGTTTTATAGTATTGTAATATCTTCTATAATCCTTATTTATGAATATTTTATAACAATTAGTAAAATCTTTATCTATTAAGTAATTATTATTTTTTAACATACCTAAATATAAAGTTATTATAAATAAATCAGTTAAAATAAGAGAAAAACTTATAGTTAGTTAAAAATAATTTAAAAAAAATATAAAAAAAAGTAATGGAGTGGATTTATTTTAAAGTAGAGTTTCAGCTATTTCTTTAGCTTCTTCATGTTTTGTGTGTACATCTTCAAGCATTTTTTCAAGTAGTTCTGATGCACATGCTTTACATTCTCCACATACCATTTCACCACTAAGACAACGCTCTCGTATTTCTTTAAGTTTATTATCATCATCTACCAGGTGATATACTAGAAGTTCATAGATTGAACATTTATCAACTTCTCCTCCTAGTTCTTTTTGTTCTTTGAGACTTTCACGTCCACCTGTTTTTGCACTTTTAACTTTTTTGGTTGCATCTTTTATTGAGTCAGTTAGATATATTGCAGTTTTTGGTTTACTACTACTCATTTTATCACCAGTTAATCCGGTCATGAAACGATGGAATGTTGCTGATGGTTCAATAAATCCATATTCATCATTAAATCTAGATGCAAGATCACGTGTTAGTCTGATGTGTGGGTCTTGATCTGGTCCTACAGGTACTATAACTGGTTTTGGTCCTCCATATTTTTCAAGTTGTGGATGTAGTATGTCTGCAACCTGAAGAAGTGGTGTGTAGATGTGTGATATATTAGTACTATTATCAAATCCATATATACTACGCATCTGGCTAAATGTTACCTTACTTCCTAGTGTGTATGCAAGATCTTTTACATCATCATTTTCTGATTGTAAGTAAAGATGGAAGTTATCAACTGTTACATCAAGACCAAGTGCTATGTAATTTGTAATATATTCATCAAGTGCAAGTTTACGTGCTTTTTCTTTTGATATTCCACGTGCTGCATATGCTTCCATGTCAGCTATTGAAACGTAAATGTCAGATCCTTGTTGTTGATACCATTTTAGTTGATCAACTACCATTTTATGTCCAATATGCATCTTTCCACTTGGCATCATACCTGTCATTGTAGCAAATTCACTACCATTTTTAAGTGCATCTGTTATCTTTTTATAATCACGTTGACCAAAGATGATTCCACGTCTCATAAGTTTACTTGGATTTTTAATATTATCTAAATTATCAGAAAATGCTTTTATACCAAATTGTTCTGTAAGTTTTTCATAATCTATAATTGATGAACCCCATGGATCTATCATATTCATATCTAATTCATTCCTCCACAAAAAAAAGTTTATTTATGTATAAATATAGAAAGTAAAAAAAAATTCTATTTTATTTTTTCTCATCCTATTGTGTATTATTTATTTATATTACACATATCTAAAAAAATTTATTATAAAAAAAAAGAGGATAAAAAAAAGGGAAAGTTAAAGTGTTAGTTTTTTTTTATGGTCTTGTCCATTCTATGTCATAGTATGTTATGTTATATTCATCATCTACAACTGCAAGAAGTAAACTTTTTCGAACTCCATGTGCTACTCTCACATAACTTGAAAAATCACGAGCTTTTATTGATTGTTCTTCTGAAAGTATTTTAACTAAATGATTTGAATGTCCTTCTCCTGGTTTATGTCCTCGTTCATATATTCTAAAGTCACTTCCATACTTAAATCCAGTTTTTATTATATATCCACGTGTTCTTAGATCTTCATATACTAGGTAATGTGAGTATATTTGTTTTTTACGTATTATTTCTGAGAGTTTTTCTGCTGTTATCTGTTCTTTGTGTTCTGTAATTATGTAGATTTTTCCTTTTTTAAGTAAGTATAATGCTTCAATTAATGATAGTTCTAATCCAAAGTCTGTTAAATTACCATAGAATCGTTTATTATATAAATTATGGGCATTAACATCTTTTACAATTACTCGATCATCATATAGTATTGATTTCATTGAAATTTTAAACACCAACCTTAATTTTATAGTATGTTGATGCTTTTAAGATAGTCAATACTTTGAAGTACTTCTGCTTTTGTATTAACTTCTATTACACAGATATCATCATATTTTTTATCTTTTAATATTTCAAAGATTTTTGGAAAATCAATGTTATGTTTTCCTAGTGCATCATGCATGTCATATGATCCATCATTATCACTTAAATGAATATGATGAATATTATCAGAAGCTAGCATTTCATCGGGTGTAAAACCATTATTATGTCCATGACCTACATCCATTGTTATTCCTGAGTGTATATCTGTATCTATAAAGTCAAATAATGCATCAACATTTGTAAATAGCATACGTTCAAATAGGGGCATGTTTTCAACACACATCATAACACCATAATCTTCAGCACTTTTTTGTAATTTCTTAAGTGACTCTGTATTATAATCAAGTATTTTTTCAGGATACTTTAATGCCATAATTGGTATAGATCCAGGATGTACTACTACACGATTTGCACCTATTTCATTTGCAAGTTTAAATGAGTCACATACAGCTTCAATTGATGTATTACGTATTTTATCAACATGTGATGCTATGTTTACATCTGACATTGGTGAATGAAGGCTAATGTTAATATCATGATTTGCAAAATCATCATATGTTAGGTGGTCATATGGGTATTCATGTATAACTTCAAGGTAATCTAATTTCTGATCATCTATGAAGTTTAATACATTTTCTATTTTTGCTGGATATAATCCTAGTGTTGAAACACTTATTTTCATTATGTTCAAGTCCCCTATAGTTTATTTTTTATTTTTATTATTATCTTTTTTTTTAGTATGCATCTTCGTTTCTTAAACGTGCATATACTGGTTCATCTTTTTTCATTGCACGTATTACAATTTCTGCCATTTCAATATCTTTTTTAAGTCTGATATTTGCCTTTTTACCTACTGTTGCTGTGAAAAGGTATTCATCTTCAACAATAATATCATAGCTTGAACCAATATCTTCTTTATTAAAGTTTAATGATAGATAATTTCCTGATACAGAAACATTTATTGGTATTTTACTATCAATATTTTTTATTTCAAGTTCTTCAACTTCAATACTTATTCCTGCTTTTTCTTCGATTTTATCTATTGTTTTACCATTTTTACCAATTATTACTCCTGCATGATCTGGATCAATTTCAAGTAGTGCACGTTTATCTGATATTAAAGATACTTCCATTATTGCTTTTGGTGCAACTTTTAGTACTTCTTTTCTTATTGTTCGTTCTACTATTTTTTCAACTGGAGTTTTTTCACGTTCATTTTCTTCATCTTGTAATGAAGCATAGTTTTTCTGGATATCCATTACAATTGTTTGTTCACCATATGTGTAGATTTCATAGAGTAATTCATCAGTTTCAAGATCTTTAATTTCAATTACAGGACGTGAAAGATCTGCTTCAAGCATTCCTGTTGGTACTTTTACAGTCATCTCTAATGCATATACATGTTTTACTTCTCCATCTTCTATATAGATTGTTGTATCTATTACAGATGGTATAATACCAAGTTCTAGTCGTCCAAGTAATCTTTGTACAGCATCAATTGCACGTGTTGCATGTACAACTCCAATCATTCCTACACCAGCTAGACGCATATCTGAGTATATTTCAAAGTCACGAGTTTTACGTACTTCATCAAATATTGTGAAATCTGGTCTTACAAGTAGTAGTATATCTGCTGTGTTTTCCATGTTACCTTCAAGTGGTGCATATTGTGTTATGTTAGCATCAAGATTTAAATCACGTGGTGATTCCATGGTTTTTACAATTTTTTCCATATCATAATGATAATATTCAGCTAGTGCTTGTGCAAATGTACTTTTTCCTGCTCCAGGTGATCCTGCAATTAGTATTCCTTTTGCATCATTTTCAAGACGTTGTAGAAGTTTGTCTGATATGTCATAGTCATCTAGATCTAGTTTGTTTACTGGTTTTATTGCTGTTATTTCATATCCATCTGCAAATGGTGGTTTTGCTATTGTGATTCTTAGATCATTAAATTGTACTACTGTTACTCCTTTTTTGTCGATTTCTATGAAACTATCATGTCTGTGTTTGGTTTGTTCTAGTATTTCTTTTGCTATTCTATCTAAGTCATTGTATCTTAGTGCTTTGTAGTCAAGTTCTACTAATTCTACATGTCCTGGTACTCCTCTTTTTGCCATTGGTGTTGTATTTTCTCTTAGGTGTACTGAGGATATGTTTTCTGTGAAGTATTTTTCAAGTTCTGTTTTGTTATATGCAATTGGTTCTACATCTTTTTTGTAGTAGTATGCTGTTACTCCTTGTGCTTCTGCTATTTCTTTTTGAAGTTTGTCACTTGTTAGGAGTGTTGCATGGTATTTTCGTGCAATATCTCGTATCATTGCATCGATTTCTCCTCCCCCTGCTATTGATATTTCTTCAAGGTTTGGTCTTCTTCCTACAAATTCAAGTGTTATTATTCCATCTTCTGATAATCTGCGTAGTTCTTTTAATTCATCTATTCCTTTATATCCTATTTCTTTTCTTTTATTTGCATGATTTTCTATTTCTGATGGAACTGCTTCTGGGATTAGTACTTGTATTTCATTATTGGTTTTTCTAAATTCATCTTCTATTAGTTTACTTACTTGTTGGTCTATTATTATGCTTGTATCTGGTACTAGTTTAAGCATTGTTAATACCCTCCATGATATTTTTTCGTGCTTCAATCTTTTTTTTTATTCCTTATATACAATGTCGGGATTAAATACAATGTTATTTTTATTTTCTTTTATGTTTTCACCATCATCTGTAATTTCTGTGTAGAAACAGGAGTAATGTCCTGTATGACATGCTCCTCCTATTTGTTCTACTTTAAATAATACAGCATCACGATCACAGTCTATGTGTATTTCATGTATTTTTTGGATGTGTCCTGATATTTCACCTTTGAACCATACTTCATCACGGCTTGTACTATAGTAGTGTGCTTTACGAGTTTTTACTGATTTTTCATATGCTTCTTTATTGATAAATGCTACCATTAGTACTTCGCCTGTTTCATAGTCTTGAGCTATTGCTGTTGCAAGTTCTTTATCACCTATTTTGTGTCTGAAGTTAAGTTCTATCATTGTGTATCATCATCTTTTAGTATTAATTCTATAAGTTCATCTTGTGGTATTGTTACTTGGTTTCCAGTTTTCATGTTTTTAAGTGTTGCTGTGTTATCTGTGATTTCTTTATCTCCTAGCATTACAACGTTATTTATGTTGTGTGTGTTTGCATATGATAGATTTTTCTTAAGTTTTTTACCTTTAAGATCTATGTCTGTGATAATATCAGCACCTCTTAATTGTTGTGCGATTTGTATAGCTTCTTTTTTAAAGTCAGGTTTTATTGGTACGATTAGTACACGTTTGGTGTTATCTTCTGGTATTTGAATGTTTTGTTTATGATATGCTTCCATTATACGATCAAATCCAAATGCAAAACCTGTGGATTCTACTTCTTCTGAGTCAAATAATCCCATGAGGTTGTATGTTCCTCCACCTGTAATTTGTTTTTCAGCACCAAGATCTGGTACATATACTTCAAATACTAAGCCTGTGTAATAATCAAGTCCTCGTGCTATTGAAAGTTTTACTGTGTAATCTGTAAAGTTATATGCTTCAATTATTTCTAGGATAGAATCAAGTTCAAGTACTGCTTCATATGCTTCTGGTATTTCTTCAAGTTCTGGTTTGATTTTATCTAGATCTTTGCGTGTTCCATTAACATTTATAATATCATTGATTATTTGTTGGTTTTTCATGTCGATTTTTAGATCTTCCATGATTTCTTTTAGATGTTCATAGTCTTCTTTATCTATACTTGCTATGATTTCTGTTTGTTTTTGGGCATCTACATCAAGATGATTTAGTACTCCTTTTATTATTCCAAGGTGTCCTATTGCAACTTCATAGTTTTGTATATTAAGTTTTTGTAGTACTTCATTTGCCATTGCGATTATTTCTGCTTCGTTATATATTGGTGTTCCACCTATTACTTCTATTCCAAATTGCCAGAATTGTCTGTATCTTCCAGCTTGTGGTCTTTCATATCTAAAGCAGCTTCCGAAGTAGTACATTTTTAGAGGTTTTGCTTCTCTTTGAAGGTTGTTATTATATAGTCTTGCAACACTTGCTGTCATTTCAGGTCTTAATGCAAGGTCTCTTTTTCCTTTATCTTGGAAGTGGTATAGTTCTTCTTTGATTCCTTCGCCTGAACGTGTTGTAAATAGTTCTAAATCTTCAAAGATTGGTGTTTTTATTTCTTTAAATCCGTAGTTTTCTACTGTTTTTCTTATGGTATTTTCTACATATTTTCTTTCTTCTAAATCTTCAAATAGAAAATCACGTGTTCCTCTAGGTTTTTTAAATTCCATGTTTAATATACATCCCTTTTATATTTTTTTTGGTGTTGATGTGATTAACCTAATTTTTTTTTCTTATAAAGTTAACATTGTATTTAATCCCTTAGATACTTTTTTTTTCATGTTAAGTATGCTAGAAGACCATACCAAAAAGAGGAGTTAAAATGTTTTTTTTTAATCTTTTTTTTTTTGATAGATAAACTAACATGTTAACATAGTG
Proteins encoded:
- the cbiQ gene encoding cobalt ECF transporter T component CbiQ, whose product is MVSLNEIIAQDALSSKHSLLHDIDSRIKLIVLILVIVFSVSVSNFAIFAILEAYLLILIYMSNISIKDALFRVLLILPFGFFIAIFQPFIQPGDVIYTLPLGITVTQQGIAFAELLLLRLAVCITSVVLFSYITPMQSIAEAFRKLHLPKEFGMIFSLFVRFLFLFFDEFEVIRQSQKSRGFELSNKAPYKWKLKQFGYLFLMMFLRAYERGEAVYNTMACRGFSSDSQIYTSHDKMNMQSYTYLLITIIIILICSVIEYLPVL
- a CDS encoding PDGLE domain-containing protein — encoded protein: MKNKNVYIAIFVIAVIVCILSPFLASSDPDGLEKSAEEINPEVLDANQVIDPAMPDYTLPEFEDNPLVGVGCLIVGAIIAVIIAYGVFYIISKK
- the cbiM gene encoding cobalt transporter CbiM → MHIPDGFLSTPVWIILYIIAIIFVALSIRWCRENLDEKYTPLLAVLAAGIFAIMSFNLPVPFGSSGHLLGAALVAIIFCSLYAAILVLTVVLIIQALFFGDGGITALGANIFNMGVVGGFVGYYGFIGLRNKVGEYPSIFIASWAACFISAVVAAIEMALSGTFPLVDGILFMGGYHAMIGIIEAVITVIIIKGIDATRPDLLAFNREQ
- a CDS encoding DUF6508 domain-containing protein, which codes for MDEELVEIWSNYDRQTVFNYVETRLHHYLFTKIMKDEAEIMSKIIEIDANELKAFKVDYFLNIDATQDLIKNFDKLEDMIGDNDPTQSPYNEILRVIKYIFENIKNDDANRIKNKNFDDDKLERINEELLANKKELSKILKKDIFKNIEKPDIIDVNLLEFAAKSTDRLFNLARIYEVYDELFVFPDKMELYNTIVNIILPAMSNDKLFELYVLLNTLEALEKTKGKITFQKAGVRELAEYYMQIEENSMEHTTVMQIFFHDLPEELEAKFKPILKYPYICLRMKNSVKARNITRTSYLLLEIERITDNQIKYKCKATEDIRNILVVWDHRLFNDEKSHIKVLDYKTLQMGLNKSFGNIFKFPNIENVDAILEYIPYFEEKKDGFIYTENGQKYYDEEADFFKDDLYQENIYRTFDDLKDWEEKGWRYINNHELIKRLDLLTIMKLIYLIMQKENTRPGFLATLMEDGTILTILKRLEEIRNVNESEITELYSPYKKLKCCPIHDPDFYAEKEKEMDDLLARKADEVDEK
- a CDS encoding tryptophan--tRNA ligase, which codes for MIDPWGSSIIDYEKLTEQFGIKAFSDNLDNIKNPSKLMRRGIIFGQRDYKKITDALKNGSEFATMTGMMPSGKMHIGHKMVVDQLKWYQQQGSDIYVSIADMEAYAARGISKEKARKLALDEYITNYIALGLDVTVDNFHLYLQSENDDVKDLAYTLGSKVTFSQMRSIYGFDNSTNISHIYTPLLQVADILHPQLEKYGGPKPVIVPVGPDQDPHIRLTRDLASRFNDEYGFIEPSATFHRFMTGLTGDKMSSSKPKTAIYLTDSIKDATKKVKSAKTGGRESLKEQKELGGEVDKCSIYELLVYHLVDDDNKLKEIRERCLSGEMVCGECKACASELLEKMLEDVHTKHEEAKEIAETLL
- the endA gene encoding tRNA-intron lyase translates to MKSILYDDRVIVKDVNAHNLYNKRFYGNLTDFGLELSLIEALYLLKKGKIYIITEHKEQITAEKLSEIIRKKQIYSHYLVYEDLRTRGYIIKTGFKYGSDFRIYERGHKPGEGHSNHLVKILSEEQSIKARDFSSYVRVAHGVRKSLLLAVVDDEYNITYYDIEWTRP
- a CDS encoding sugar phosphate isomerase/epimerase family protein gives rise to the protein MKISVSTLGLYPAKIENVLNFIDDQKLDYLEVIHEYPYDHLTYDDFANHDINISLHSPMSDVNIASHVDKIRNTSIEAVCDSFKLANEIGANRVVVHPGSIPIMALKYPEKILDYNTESLKKLQKSAEDYGVMMCVENMPLFERMLFTNVDALFDFIDTDIHSGITMDVGHGHNNGFTPDEMLASDNIHHIHLSDNDGSYDMHDALGKHNIDFPKIFEILKDKKYDDICVIEVNTKAEVLQSIDYLKSINIL
- a CDS encoding PINc/VapC family ATPase codes for the protein MLKLVPDTSIIIDQQVSKLIEDEFRKTNNEIQVLIPEAVPSEIENHANKRKEIGYKGIDELKELRRLSEDGIITLEFVGRRPNLEEISIAGGGEIDAMIRDIARKYHATLLTSDKLQKEIAEAQGVTAYYYKKDVEPIAYNKTELEKYFTENISSVHLRENTTPMAKRGVPGHVELVELDYKALRYNDLDRIAKEILEQTKHRHDSFIEIDKKGVTVVQFNDLRITIAKPPFADGYEITAIKPVNKLDLDDYDISDKLLQRLENDAKGILIAGSPGAGKSTFAQALAEYYHYDMEKIVKTMESPRDLNLDANITQYAPLEGNMENTADILLLVRPDFTIFDEVRKTRDFEIYSDMRLAGVGMIGVVHATRAIDAVQRLLGRLELGIIPSVIDTTIYIEDGEVKHVYALEMTVKVPTGMLEADLSRPVIEIKDLETDELLYEIYTYGEQTIVMDIQKNYASLQDEENEREKTPVEKIVERTIRKEVLKVAPKAIMEVSLISDKRALLEIDPDHAGVIIGKNGKTIDKIEEKAGISIEVEELEIKNIDSKIPINVSVSGNYLSLNFNKEDIGSSYDIIVEDEYLFTATVGKKANIRLKKDIEMAEIVIRAMKKDEPVYARLRNEDAY
- the hisI gene encoding phosphoribosyl-AMP cyclohydrolase, which encodes MELNFRHKIGDKELATAIAQDYETGEVLMVAFINKEAYEKSVKTRKAHYYSTSRDEVWFKGEISGHIQKIHEIHIDCDRDAVLFKVEQIGGACHTGHYSCFYTEITDDGENIKENKNNIVFNPDIVYKE
- the hisS gene encoding histidine--tRNA ligase encodes the protein MEFKKPRGTRDFLFEDLEERKYVENTIRKTVENYGFKEIKTPIFEDLELFTTRSGEGIKEELYHFQDKGKRDLALRPEMTASVARLYNNNLQREAKPLKMYYFGSCFRYERPQAGRYRQFWQFGIEVIGGTPIYNEAEIIAMANEVLQKLNIQNYEVAIGHLGIIKGVLNHLDVDAQKQTEIIASIDKEDYEHLKEIMEDLKIDMKNQQIINDIINVNGTRKDLDKIKPELEEIPEAYEAVLELDSILEIIEAYNFTDYTVKLSIARGLDYYTGLVFEVYVPDLGAEKQITGGGTYNLMGLFDSEEVESTGFAFGFDRIMEAYHKQNIQIPEDNTKRVLIVPIKPDFKKEAIQIAQQLRGADIITDIDLKGKKLKKNLSYANTHNINNVVMLGDKEITDNTATLKNMKTGNQVTIPQDELIELILKDDDTQ